The Herpetosiphon gulosus nucleotide sequence CCGAAACTTGGGATTGGATCGACAGCAAACGCATGGGTGTGCTTGGTGGCTCGTATGGCGGCTATATGACCAACTGGATCATCAGCCATACCGAGCGCTTTGCCGCCGCCAACACCCAACGCTGTATCTCCAATCTGATGAGCTTTTTCGGCACATCGGATATTGGGCCATACTTCGGCGAAGATGAATTCGGCGGCAAGCCTTGGGCTGATATCGATAAATTTATGGAACGCTCACCAATTCGTTATGTAAATTCAATTAACACTCCCTTGCTGATTTTACATTCGGATGAAGACCATCGCTGCCCGGTCGAGCAAGCCGAGCAACTGTATACCGCGCTCAAAGTGCTGGATAAGCCTGTACGGTTTGTCCGCTTCCCGCGCGAAGGCCATGAACTTTCACGCAGCGGCGAGCCATTGCATCGGATCGCACGGATCGAATATATTTTGGATTGGTTCGGCCACTATTTGCAAGGCCACGAACTCAAGCCTGCCGATCAATTCCGGCGCAGCGTTGCTGGCGAATGGCAAAGCAGCCAATAATTTCCACGATCAGATTGTTTTCAAGGCCGTTGCCACATCTAGGCAGCGGCTTTTTGCTGGGTTTGACCTCGATACCAATTAATCGTGGCCTGCAACGCTTGCTCCAAAGGCGTAGCAGCTAAGCCAAGTTGGCGTTCGATCGCTTGGGCATCGACAATTTGTGGCTCGGTATATTGATAGAACATCTCAACAAATTCGCGCATAAACGAATCCATCAGCCCAAACGCCTGAATCGCCATTTTAGGCAGGGCAATACTACGCACAGGGTAGCCCAACAATCTGCCAATTGTTTGCAGCATAGCACGTTGAGTTAATGCTGGCATGACCGGCAAATGCCAAGCTTGGCCCAGTGCCATAGGATGTTGGCCCAACAACGCCAAGCCACGGGCGACATCGCCGATATAGCTAAAACTATGCGGCAAGTCGATATTGCCCAACAATTGCCCTGGTTTGTGCTGCAACAACATTGGAAACACCCGATCGCCCAAGGTCGAGTTGAGCACACGCGGCCCAAAGAAATCGGCGGCTCGGCCCAGTGTGACTTCAAGCGTACCAGCCCGATGCGCCGCCAAATAGGTTTCGACCAATTCAGCTCGCATACGACCTTTGCGAGTATGCGATGCAAACGGTGTGGCCTCAGTCAGCGGTCGGCCTTGGCTCGAACCATAGACGTACAGCGTGTCGAGCACCACCAAGCGAGCGCCAGCCGCTGCGCTAGCCTGCATAATTGTTTGCTGAAATTGTGGCATAATCTTGGTCTGTTCAGCATAATGGACGTTAGCGCAGTGATAAACCACCTTCGCACCTTGGCACAACTCATTAACTTGAGCTTGATTAAGCAAGTCACCAGCGACGACCTCAACCGCTGCTGGCAGATCGGCCTTACCACTACGATTGATACAGCGAACACGCTGGCCTTGACGAATAAGCTCCTCGGCTAGCGTGCTACCAGCTGGGCCTATACCGAAAATTACCTGTAATGAACTCATGGCGATGCTCCTTGTACAATATTCAGTAATCGAACATTGTTCGATAAGGCTCAAAAAAATTACGAATTGGTCATTAATAAGCCCTGTAACAAGGCTTGGGTCGTGCGTTGGATACGGGCTTCGATCTGTTCGGCTTGGCTGAGGCGTTGGCTAAGCGCAAGGCTGACAATTCCATGCAAGGCGGCCCAGAGAATTTCGCTATCCTCGCGTAAATTTGGGCTAGTCACTTGTTCGTCGATCAGTAACAATTGCAAATCTTGCTCAACCAATAAACATGTCGGCCAAGCCGCTTGGTTGCGCAACTCTGGGTTAACTGTCACGCCATCCATGCCATGCATCACTTGATAGAGGTCGGGATTGGCTTGAGCAAAGTGCCAATAAGCCAAGGCGATGGCCTGCAAGCGCTGATATGGATCAACATGGGCGGCACTAGCTTGTTGCATGGCATTGGTCAATTGTTGAAAGCCAATTTCCAATAAGGCTTCTAAAATTGCTTCCTTGCTAGCGAAATATTCATAGACCATCGATGGGCTATATTCGATCAACTCGGCAACTTTGCGGATGGTCAAGCCCGACCAACCCTCGGCTTGGGCAATTTGGCGTGCGCCGCTGAGAATCCCCTCGCGGGTGGCTTGTTTGATGCGTTCGCGGCGTTCTTTACTGCCCATTGGCTGTTTCCATTCCAGCAACATAATTTCATCGAACAATGTTCGATAACAATATAGTTGTTCAGGAATGAATTGTCAAGAGGTAAAATTGGGGATTAGGGTTCAGTTGTTAGGGTTCAGGGTTCAGGAAACCGTAACCGCGAAGAGCGCGAAGAACGCTAAGGATGGCGAACGAGGAGTCAGTTATCAGTTGCCAAGAATTGGGGGCATGAAACCGTGAATCACGCTGGGAGCGGACATGGCCTAACGCATAGCACTAGCTAGTCGTCAAGCTGTCCGCCATTAACAGCGAGAAAGAAGAGTTGGGTTGAGAGGATTTAACTTATTGCTGATAGCCCTTGGCCTGATCAGCGGCATCGCGCAGACTTTGCACAAACTGTTGCGCTCCGGCAGCTCGCTCTTCAGCAGGCAAGTTACCAATGTAATCGAGCAAGGCACTGGCGCAAATTGCCCCTTCAGCCATTTTGGCAACCGAGGCTACATGTTCAGGCTTGGAGATACCAAAGCCAACCGCACGCGGCAATTGGCTATATTGGCGTACCCGCGCCAAGAAATCGCCTAAATCGTCGGCCAACGCGGCGCGAGCACCGGTTACGCCACGCAATGCCACACAATAGATAAAGCCCGACGACAGGCTGGCAATCTTGGCGATGCGGGCATCAGTTGAGGTTGGAGCCAACAAGAACACCAAATCCAGTTCATGGGCTTTGGCCGCCGCATGAAATTGGTCGGCTTCTTCAGGTGGTAAATCGGGCACGATAAAACCATCAGCACCCACCGCTTTGGCTTCGGCCACAAACCGCTCAACGCCATATTGAAACATGGGGTTGAAATAGCCCATCAGCAATAATGGAATGCTCATGCCAGCCGCCCGTAGTTGGCGCACGGTTTCCAAACAAAACCCAATATCCACCCCATTAGTTAGGGCAATATCGGTAGTACGTTGAATTGTCGCGCCATCGGCCAACGGATCAGAAAAGGGCATGCCAAGTTCAAGCATATCCGCGCCGCCAGCAACCAAGGCTTGGGCTAAACTCAGGGCGGAATCACGCTCAGGGTAGCCAATCGTCAAAAATGGCATCAGGGCAGTCCGACCTTGGCTGGCTAAGCGTTCAAAAGTTTGGGCAATTCGGCTCATAGCATCCTCAACTACAGCAGCCACTACTCACGAAACTGGCTGTCATTCCATTCGGCAAAGAGTTCTTGCAGGCGCAAACGTTGATATTTGCCCGTTGCAGTAACCGGAATTTCCGTGCCAAACACCACAACTTTTGGGCATTTAGCAAAGGGCATCTGGGTACGGCAATGCGCCAAAATTGCTTGCGCCTCAAGTTGTGCACCATCTTCGGGCACAATATACGCGCCCACTTCCTCGCCATACCAATTATTAGGGAAGGCAATTGCTAAAGCAGTCCGCACCCCAGGCACGGCTAACAGCACTTCCTCAATCTCAAATGGGCTATATTTTACCCCACCACGATTGATCAGTTCTTTGAGGCGGCCTGTGATAAACAAAAACTGACGACCTTGGGCATCCCATTGATAAAAGCCCTCGTCGCCTGAGCGAAACCAGCCATATTTAAAGGCTTCAGCGTTGGCATCAGGCCGATTGAAATAGCTCATCATCACATTATGGCCGCGAATCACAATCTCGCCGCGCTCGCCTTCGGATAAGGCATGGCCTTGGGGATCATGCACCGCCATTTCATTTGGCCAAATCGCCACCCCAATGCTCGGATAGCCAAAATCTTCCATCCAATGGCGATATTCGGCATCGCTCAGGTTGGTTGGCAAGAAGCATGAATAGCATGTGGTTTCGGAAAGCCCATAGCCGTGGAGCACCCGCACCCCAAATTGATCATAAAAGCGCTTGGCTAAAGCTACAGGCAACGTACCAGCACCACAAATTAAATAGCGTAGGTGGCTGCGTTCAAATTGGCTGTGTTCTGGTTTGCCTTCGCATAAATATTGCAAAATTGTTGGCACAACCGAAACAATCTGTACCCGCTCGTTGGCGATGCGCTGCCAAAATGTGCCTGCACTAAACGTCCGATTCAGCACCACCGAAGCCTGGGCCAACAATGGGGTAACCAAGGTCACCACAATCCCATTCACGTGGTGAATTGGCAAAATTGCCATCAAACGGCTGGTTGAATCAATCCCATGCCAGCGCATAATCCCAGTGCAATCGGCCAGTAAATTATAATGGCTCAATTGAACGCCTTTGGGAGCGCCAGTTGTGCCCGAGGTATAGACCAACAAGGCTTCATCATCAAGGCTTGGTGCTTGACTTGGCTCAAATGTTGCTGGTTGGGCAGCCAAGGCTTGTTCAAAATCAGCATCCAAGGCCACCACATGCTCAACACCTGCGGCATGGCTGCAAATAAGCTTGGCCCGTTCGAGATATTCAGTTCGTGCCAAAACCACCCGAACCGCAGCATTATCCAAAATAAAGCCAATCCGCTGATCGTCCTCGCCGACATTTTGCGGCGCAATTGTCGCCCCAATCAACCAACAAGCCGCATAAATTGCCACCGTGTCGGGGTGATTATAGGCCAACGTGGCAACCCGCTCGCCATGCTGCACCCCATAAACTGTCGTGAGCAAATTGGCAATTCGGGCCGCTCGCTCAAACAAATCGGCATAGCTCCAACGAATTTCCTCGCCAGCATGATCATTAAAATAGGCCAAATACTCGCGTTGGGCTTCACTCGCCGCCCGAGCTTGCAACAGCTCAGCCAATGAAGACCATGGCGTTTGCACCGTCGTGGCGGGAATTCCAGTGTAGGTATGGGCAGCATTCAACAACTGCATTGTCGTTGGATCAAGCTCAGGGTGCGTCATTGCACAAATACTCCTTAACGGATAGCACACAGCGAACAGCCGCACCATTATATACGATGCTGTAGCGAAGAATTAAGTTAAAATAGCGAGTCACAGATTCATACAAGCAAGGAAAGTGAGTGATGACAGAGCAACAACCAATGGCCGCCGCGCCAATCAAATATCGTGAAGATGGCGAGGTCGATTGGGCCAATATGTGGGAAACATTCTGCGATTTAGCACTTGAGGGTGGGCCATCTCATCGTGGGGTCGATGCAAGCATCCCAATCCAAATTAATGCCAATCCCCAGCATCCCAACTATCTGCAGGTCTATGCTGAACTATGTCGTGGCATTTACGAAGTCAGCGGTTTGAGCGCCCATATTAGTGAAAATCCCGAGTGGCTGGCAATCGAATGTTCGATTGTTGGTCAGGCTCAATGGCTAGCTGGGGCAATTAACCAAGAGCATGTTGCGGCACAAGCCACTGACCAGCAACTGCTTGTGCCAATTCACCAAGATTTTAGCCTCAAAAGCGAAATCAAAAGCGTAATTACCGTCGTTGCCAAAACTACTCACTACTGGACTGAGCACCTGCCACAGTCGGTCAAACAAAGTTTTGCAATTCAAGCTCAATTGAGTAAAGCAGGCCAAAAAATTAAACGGCTGTTCAAGCGCAGCTAAATCAATTGCTTGAAGGAAAGCTCAGCAATCCCCATTGCGTCTTAATGACATCGAAGAGTTATTTTCGTTCGGAGGATTTCAATGGGGATTCACGATTCGTTTGATGATATTGGCAACCAAGCAAGTTCACGACGCTCATTTTTGCGCAATAGCGGGTTGGCAGCCTTAGCAACCGCTGGGGCATTGAGTGCTTTCGATCAAGCGGCAGCCGCTAGCACGAAGCCAGTCCAGAGCGCAAGCATTGCAGCGGCCACAGGCGAGATTCCAGCCAGTGCCCAATTTGCCCGTCGAGCATTTCGCTCGTTGACCTTGCTAGCAATGAGTGCCGTCAGCAGCGACACGCGGTTTGCCCAAAAAGTTTATGGCTTGGCCTTAGCCGATTTAGAAATTAACCTTGCTGGTTTGCAAAACGCCAGCGATAACGTTACCAGCCTGAGTTACACTCCCAACCCCGACGACGACTACGAACCACGCCCTTGGTGGTGGCCACGACCATGGTGGCGACTCAAAGAACAATTATTCACGCCGATTGAGCGGATTCCTGCTGGTGGTTTGGTAGTGCTCGATCTCCATCGCAGCCTTGATGCCTTCAATATGGCCTTTCAATATGGTGACCAAACCTTGCAAGCCGAAAATTTGCGTTTAGCTCGCGGCGAATTACGCAGCCACTTGGTAACCTTGAAAGGCTCAAGTAGCTTTGCTGCATGGGAGCCAGGCGATGATATTTGCCCACCTTGGTGGCCATGGCCGTTCCCCCCAATCCGCAAACCAGGTATTCCAACACCACAACCATTGCTCGAACTTGGCACATTAACCAAAGGCTTGATCAACTATGGTTTAGGCCAATCCATGCACAATGCGGCACTTGGTCGCGCCCGCAGCAAAGCAATTATTGTGCAAATTCAAGGCAGCGCTCGCAAAATGGCTGGCTACGGTGGCAGTTTGGTTGGCTGGGAAGATGGCGATGATATTTGCCCACGCTGGCCGTTCCCATGGCCAGGCCCATGGTCGCTTGGCCAAGTGCTTGATCAATACAGCGCCAGTCCTTCGCCACAACCCTGGCGCGTCGTGGCTAGCGAAGTTTTGCGGGCCAGCACCATTTTTGCCATCGCCAGCAATCTCGGCGATCGTGGGATCGCCCAGGGCTTACGTGATATAGCAATCGTGCAAATTCAAGATCAAGTTGCCAAATTAGGCTAATTGTTGCGCCATTGCAGCCGAGCTACGCAACCCGTTTGCTCGGCTGCAACCGATTAAGTGGCCAAATCTCAAGTTCATCCAACTCGCGTAACAGCCGTTGGGTTGGCACAAACCGCCCGATTGCCTGAATCGAGGCTGGTTGCTCGGGCAATTGTTGAATAACTTCATGGGCAGTTAAATATTGGCTCTGTTGAGCGAACCATGGCCGCAGCTGAGCCACAGGCAAAACATAGACTTTGCTGGTAGCCGCCACATAGCTATACCAATATTCAGCCGCTGTGATGCTCAAACGGCTGGCGGGGTCGGGGTCGGCTTGCCATGTTGGGATAAAAAGCTGTTGATCGTTGCCAATTTCATCGTAATAGAAGGCAATTCGGATGCTGCGCTTGGAACAAGGCGGCATGCGCACTTTCCAGACAATATTGACTGCTAATTGTTGATACAACGGCACATGGGCAACATCATTAACTTCAAGCGTATCGCTAAAGCTCCGTAAATGCTTCATCAGTAACCGCTTAACTTCACGGCTTTGTTGATCGCGTAGCGAGGGAATTTGCAGAATTGTTGCCATTAGAATGCCTCATTTCGTAGTTGCTTCAGTAACCCATTTTGACTATACCAGAACAAAATTTCTATGTCAAGCACATATGTTCAGTTAATATAAAAAAAGGCCAATTGCAGCAAGCAACTGACCTTAATTTGGTGTCAACGATTAATATTTAAAGCTTAACCTTGCCATGCTCCCCAATTTCGGGGCGTTCGCCCGTGACCAACGCCGACAAAAAACCCGCCACTTGGACAAAGGTACTGTTAGGCGTATCCCAATATTCGACAATTTGCGGCTCAACCTTGATCAAAACAATATTGGGGTCGTTTTCATCTTTAAACCAAGCTTTGGCCAGCGGAGTCCAAAGTTCTTTGATTTTGGCGCGATCATCAACGATTTGGGCTGTACCGCTCAGCGAAACATAGCGCGAATCATCAACATCAACAAAAGCCACATTCACTTGCTTAGTTTGGCTTAACTCAGCAATTTTGCCACTATCACGCCCGGTCATAAACCACAAATCGCCATCAAATTCTTTTTGTTGCACTACCATTGGGCGGCTATGCAACGAATTATCACTAGCAACTGTGGTTAACATCGCCAACTTAAAGCCTTTCAATTGCTCAGCTACTTTGCTAATATTTTGTTGAATGCTTGTTTGATCTTGCATTGTAGTATCCTCCAAAACACATTTTCCACTGCATAATCAAGGCAAGAGCTATGCCAAGAACCATGCCAAATTCGTGGTATGATCAAATTGTAATTTCAGCATATCTTCCTGAGGAGGCTTCTGTGGAATATCGACGGCTAGGCAAAGCAGGCATGCGGGTAAGTGCGGTATCGCTCGGCGCATGGTTGACCTACGGCGGCAGTGTCGAAGGCGATCAAGCAGCCCAATGTTTGCGGGCAGCAATCGACAATGGCATCAATTTTATCGATGTTGCCGATGCATATGCCTACGGCGAAGCTGAAAAAGTGGTTGGCGGCGTGATCCGCGATTACAAACGCTCGGATTTGGTGCTTTCTTCCAAGCTCTATTGGCCTATGAGCAACAATGTGAACGATCAAGGGCTAAGTCGCAAGCACATTATGGAATCAATTGATAAAAGCTTGCGCCATTTTGGTACCGATTATTTGGATATTTATTTCTGCCATCGCTTCGATGCCAACACACCACTCGAAGAAACGGTTCGCGCAATGAGCGATTTGGTGCAGGCTGGCAAAATTCTCTATTGGGGAACCAGCGTCTGGGAAGCTGAGCAAATTGAGCAAGCGGTCAACATTGCCAAACAATATAACGGCTATTTGCCCCAAGTTGAACAACCCCGCTACAACATGCTCGATCGCCATATCGAGCCAGCGATCATCCCAACTTGCGAGCA carries:
- a CDS encoding NAD-dependent epimerase/dehydratase family protein, with amino-acid sequence MSSLQVIFGIGPAGSTLAEELIRQGQRVRCINRSGKADLPAAVEVVAGDLLNQAQVNELCQGAKVVYHCANVHYAEQTKIMPQFQQTIMQASAAAGARLVVLDTLYVYGSSQGRPLTEATPFASHTRKGRMRAELVETYLAAHRAGTLEVTLGRAADFFGPRVLNSTLGDRVFPMLLQHKPGQLLGNIDLPHSFSYIGDVARGLALLGQHPMALGQAWHLPVMPALTQRAMLQTIGRLLGYPVRSIALPKMAIQAFGLMDSFMREFVEMFYQYTEPQIVDAQAIERQLGLAATPLEQALQATINWYRGQTQQKAAA
- a CDS encoding TetR/AcrR family transcriptional regulator, which encodes MGSKERRERIKQATREGILSGARQIAQAEGWSGLTIRKVAELIEYSPSMVYEYFASKEAILEALLEIGFQQLTNAMQQASAAHVDPYQRLQAIALAYWHFAQANPDLYQVMHGMDGVTVNPELRNQAAWPTCLLVEQDLQLLLIDEQVTSPNLREDSEILWAALHGIVSLALSQRLSQAEQIEARIQRTTQALLQGLLMTNS
- the trpA gene encoding tryptophan synthase subunit alpha, coding for MSRIAQTFERLASQGRTALMPFLTIGYPERDSALSLAQALVAGGADMLELGMPFSDPLADGATIQRTTDIALTNGVDIGFCLETVRQLRAAGMSIPLLLMGYFNPMFQYGVERFVAEAKAVGADGFIVPDLPPEEADQFHAAAKAHELDLVFLLAPTSTDARIAKIASLSSGFIYCVALRGVTGARAALADDLGDFLARVRQYSQLPRAVGFGISKPEHVASVAKMAEGAICASALLDYIGNLPAEERAAGAQQFVQSLRDAADQAKGYQQ
- a CDS encoding class I adenylate-forming enzyme family protein — encoded protein: MTHPELDPTTMQLLNAAHTYTGIPATTVQTPWSSLAELLQARAASEAQREYLAYFNDHAGEEIRWSYADLFERAARIANLLTTVYGVQHGERVATLAYNHPDTVAIYAACWLIGATIAPQNVGEDDQRIGFILDNAAVRVVLARTEYLERAKLICSHAAGVEHVVALDADFEQALAAQPATFEPSQAPSLDDEALLVYTSGTTGAPKGVQLSHYNLLADCTGIMRWHGIDSTSRLMAILPIHHVNGIVVTLVTPLLAQASVVLNRTFSAGTFWQRIANERVQIVSVVPTILQYLCEGKPEHSQFERSHLRYLICGAGTLPVALAKRFYDQFGVRVLHGYGLSETTCYSCFLPTNLSDAEYRHWMEDFGYPSIGVAIWPNEMAVHDPQGHALSEGERGEIVIRGHNVMMSYFNRPDANAEAFKYGWFRSGDEGFYQWDAQGRQFLFITGRLKELINRGGVKYSPFEIEEVLLAVPGVRTALAIAFPNNWYGEEVGAYIVPEDGAQLEAQAILAHCRTQMPFAKCPKVVVFGTEIPVTATGKYQRLRLQELFAEWNDSQFRE
- a CDS encoding pyridoxamine 5'-phosphate oxidase family protein; its protein translation is MQDQTSIQQNISKVAEQLKGFKLAMLTTVASDNSLHSRPMVVQQKEFDGDLWFMTGRDSGKIAELSQTKQVNVAFVDVDDSRYVSLSGTAQIVDDRAKIKELWTPLAKAWFKDENDPNIVLIKVEPQIVEYWDTPNSTFVQVAGFLSALVTGERPEIGEHGKVKL
- a CDS encoding aldo/keto reductase family protein, whose product is MEYRRLGKAGMRVSAVSLGAWLTYGGSVEGDQAAQCLRAAIDNGINFIDVADAYAYGEAEKVVGGVIRDYKRSDLVLSSKLYWPMSNNVNDQGLSRKHIMESIDKSLRHFGTDYLDIYFCHRFDANTPLEETVRAMSDLVQAGKILYWGTSVWEAEQIEQAVNIAKQYNGYLPQVEQPRYNMLDRHIEPAIIPTCEQHGLGLTVWSPLAQGLLTGKYNTGLPEGSRGATTKWLDRELNETNLNKVRQLTTIAGDLGLTTSQLALAWVLRLPQISSVITGATKPEHVLDNIKAGEVQLSADVQAQIEAILA